In Aliiroseovarius pelagivivens, a single window of DNA contains:
- a CDS encoding CoA transferase subunit A has protein sequence MKKIYPNAKTALDGLLSDDMLIAAGGFGLCGIPELLLEAIKDSGVKDLTFASNNAGVDDFGIGILLQTKQVRKMISSYVGENAEFMRQYLSGELELEFNPQGTLAERMRAAGHGIPGFYTKTGVGTVIAEGKDEKDFPTGPNGEMETYIMEEGIFADLSIVKAWKADETGNLVFRKTARNFNPPAAMCGKTCVVEVEEIVPTGSLDPDSIHLPGIYVHRIIQGEHEKRIEQRTIREA, from the coding sequence ATGAAAAAAATATACCCAAACGCAAAGACCGCTCTGGACGGGCTTTTGTCGGACGACATGCTGATTGCCGCCGGCGGCTTTGGCCTGTGCGGCATCCCCGAGCTTCTGCTGGAAGCCATCAAGGACAGCGGTGTGAAGGATCTGACCTTCGCCTCGAACAACGCCGGCGTTGATGATTTCGGCATTGGCATCCTGTTGCAGACCAAGCAGGTGCGCAAAATGATATCGTCCTATGTGGGCGAAAACGCCGAGTTCATGCGCCAGTATCTGTCGGGCGAGCTGGAGCTGGAGTTCAACCCGCAGGGCACGCTGGCCGAGCGTATGCGCGCTGCCGGTCACGGCATCCCCGGCTTCTATACCAAGACCGGCGTGGGCACCGTGATTGCCGAGGGCAAGGACGAAAAGGATTTCCCAACCGGCCCGAACGGCGAGATGGAAACCTATATCATGGAAGAAGGCATCTTTGCCGATCTGTCCATCGTGAAAGCTTGGAAAGCCGACGAGACCGGCAACCTTGTTTTCCGCAAGACCGCCCGCAACTTCAACCCGCCGGCTGCCATGTGTGGCAAAACCTGCGTAGTCGAAGTCGAAGAAATCGTGCCGACCGGCTCGCTGGATCCTGACTCGATCCATCTGCCGGGCATCTACGTGCATCGCATCATTCAAGGCGAGCACGAGAAGCGCATCGAACAACGCACCATCCGGGAGGCTTAA
- a CDS encoding Tm-1-like ATP-binding domain-containing protein — translation MTDHTILVVGTYDTKDDELNFIADVIREQGGLVKTMDISVLGDPSTPTDFSKHQVAEEGGHSIQEAIDSGDENVAMQIMAKGSALLAARLHNEGLFDGVLVLGGSMGTDLALDLCCALPIGVPKYIVSTVSFSPMIPPERLPADIQMILWAGGLYGLNSVCEASLRQAAGAVLGAARAARPMKRDRPLIGMTSFGKTVLRYMVHLKPALEARGFELAVFHATGMGGRAFESLASKGEFAAVLDFAPQEVGNHMLGSAISAGEDRMTNAGKAGVPQIVSIGCYDLVDLVGWHPVPQALADQDLHDHNRLITAVSMSSDQRQEMARTMCEKLAKATGPTILILPLEGGNEWDRAGGLLEDAEGLSAFIEELREHCPENVTLVELGCHINDAEFSDKTLEILDTWISDQVV, via the coding sequence ATGACTGATCATACTATTCTGGTCGTAGGGACCTATGACACCAAAGATGATGAACTGAATTTCATCGCTGACGTTATCCGCGAACAGGGTGGGTTGGTCAAAACGATGGACATTTCTGTGCTTGGAGATCCTAGTACGCCAACAGATTTTTCAAAGCATCAGGTGGCTGAAGAAGGTGGGCACTCGATACAAGAAGCCATTGATAGTGGTGACGAGAACGTTGCCATGCAGATCATGGCCAAGGGCTCAGCGCTTCTGGCTGCGCGATTGCACAACGAAGGCTTGTTTGATGGCGTGTTGGTTTTGGGTGGATCAATGGGGACCGATTTAGCACTCGATCTGTGCTGTGCGTTACCGATTGGCGTCCCAAAATACATCGTTTCTACGGTCTCGTTCTCTCCAATGATCCCCCCTGAGCGTCTGCCCGCAGACATTCAGATGATCCTTTGGGCTGGCGGCCTCTACGGTCTTAATTCCGTTTGTGAGGCGTCGCTCCGACAGGCGGCAGGTGCTGTTCTTGGGGCAGCCCGCGCTGCGCGACCAATGAAGCGAGATCGCCCTTTGATTGGGATGACTTCATTCGGCAAAACTGTTCTGCGGTATATGGTGCATCTGAAACCAGCCCTTGAGGCACGAGGGTTTGAGTTGGCAGTTTTTCACGCAACCGGAATGGGAGGGCGCGCTTTTGAAAGCCTGGCGTCCAAGGGCGAGTTTGCTGCCGTCTTGGATTTTGCACCTCAGGAGGTTGGCAACCACATGCTGGGATCAGCCATCAGCGCTGGTGAAGATCGGATGACCAATGCAGGTAAAGCTGGTGTTCCTCAAATTGTATCAATTGGATGCTATGATTTGGTCGATCTGGTCGGTTGGCACCCTGTTCCCCAAGCACTTGCCGATCAAGACCTGCATGACCACAACCGCCTGATCACAGCTGTCAGTATGTCTAGTGATCAACGCCAAGAGATGGCTCGTACGATGTGTGAAAAACTTGCCAAAGCGACTGGGCCGACAATCTTGATTTTGCCGTTGGAAGGTGGAAACGAATGGGATCGAGCAGGCGGCCTGCTTGAAGATGCAGAGGGCCTGTCGGCATTCATTGAAGAACTGCGTGAGCATTGTCCGGAAAATGTGACTTTGGTTGAGTTGGGTTGCCACATCAACGATGCAGAGTTCTCAGATAAAACCCTTGAAATCCTCGATACATGGATCTCGGATCAAGTGGTTTGA